Proteins encoded within one genomic window of Thiothrix litoralis:
- a CDS encoding response regulator transcription factor, translating into MRVLIIEDENIIREQVAEDLKKSGFTVDLAADGSQGLYVALEYPIDVAVIDLGLPNSKGGQVNNDLGLDIIRAIRAKGLDYPIIILTARDRWQSKVEGLEAGADDYVTKPFHTEELIARLRVQLRRTGRWTQAELNCGPIRLNTSEQRVYVNGQEVTLTAYEYRVLEHLILHAGEVISKTRLTDSLYEEDTDRDSNVIEVFIRRLRIKLDPDDTLKPIETLRGRGYRFTLTRT; encoded by the coding sequence ATGCGCGTACTTATAATAGAAGACGAAAACATCATCCGCGAACAGGTCGCTGAAGACCTCAAAAAAAGTGGCTTTACCGTAGATTTGGCTGCCGACGGTTCACAGGGCTTGTATGTTGCACTCGAATACCCGATTGATGTTGCCGTCATCGACCTGGGTTTACCCAATTCCAAGGGTGGTCAGGTCAATAACGACTTGGGGCTGGATATTATCCGTGCTATCCGCGCCAAGGGACTGGATTATCCGATCATCATCCTCACCGCACGTGACCGCTGGCAGAGCAAGGTTGAAGGTCTGGAAGCAGGTGCTGACGACTATGTAACCAAACCCTTCCACACGGAAGAGCTCATTGCCCGTTTACGCGTACAATTGCGCCGCACCGGACGCTGGACTCAGGCTGAGCTTAATTGCGGCCCTATCCGCCTGAATACCTCGGAACAACGCGTGTATGTCAATGGGCAGGAAGTTACCCTGACGGCCTATGAATACCGGGTGCTGGAACACCTGATATTGCACGCGGGCGAAGTCATCTCCAAAACACGCCTGACCGACAGTCTGTACGAAGAAGATACCGACCGCGATAGCAATGTTATCGAGGTGTTTATCCGCCGCCTGCGCATCAAACTTGACCCGGATGATACGCTCAAGCCTATCGAGACCCTACGTGGACGTGGCTACCGTTTCACACTGACACGTACTTAA
- a CDS encoding ATP-binding protein, translating into MISSLRSRQLISGFGVIMVGILMLGSMLHWFSYSYKIDQKQAELKEISYDILGYLNFQDGQFSILPDEDVKADARKMVTDHKLDDVTQNHFAYVIDIKDKKIVWSASTLSKPSNEVEDDYYLRFNLDKNLKISFEPSFAQLKPLPPKDLQKLESDPLLKQTYTQEYLLSIQSFFQADYGNFQFIVGASIADIEKEMQDMRGKFAILLFLSAVLVLIAQLALSFWVVAPIKEFENEVKSIEAGERELIDNHYPEELLPIKNALNGLLSYEKGQKQRYKDTLDDLAHSIKTPLTAMQHQLDQLHQTKHPPQIEAVAKVFETQIERMREIVGHQLRRAMVTNQGAMILSQPIRPVLFRLRETLLKVHRDKPFEIRINADEYAKCRMDAEDMMELFGNLLNNACRFCQNIVEVSAHQDNNMLVIDIDDDGLGFPVDNPAKLLQRGVREDSKSDGQGIGMAVSTEIVSAIGGKIELQVSPYVGARVRLHLPV; encoded by the coding sequence ATGATCAGCTCTTTGCGCAGTCGCCAACTTATCAGCGGGTTTGGTGTCATCATGGTCGGCATTTTGATGCTCGGCAGCATGTTGCACTGGTTCTCTTACAGTTACAAAATCGACCAGAAACAGGCTGAGCTGAAAGAAATATCCTACGATATTCTTGGCTATCTGAACTTTCAGGATGGTCAGTTCAGTATCTTACCGGACGAGGATGTCAAAGCGGATGCCCGTAAAATGGTTACTGACCACAAATTGGATGATGTCACACAAAACCATTTTGCCTATGTCATTGATATAAAAGATAAAAAAATCGTCTGGAGTGCTTCCACACTGAGCAAACCCAGCAACGAGGTAGAAGATGACTACTACCTACGCTTCAATCTCGATAAAAACCTGAAAATCAGCTTTGAGCCATCCTTCGCTCAACTCAAGCCACTGCCTCCTAAAGATCTCCAAAAACTGGAAAGCGACCCCTTACTGAAGCAAACCTACACTCAGGAATATTTGCTGTCGATTCAGAGTTTTTTCCAAGCGGATTACGGTAACTTTCAGTTTATCGTCGGTGCATCTATCGCTGATATCGAAAAAGAAATGCAGGACATGCGGGGGAAATTTGCCATTCTGCTATTCCTGTCGGCAGTACTGGTGTTGATTGCCCAACTCGCCCTGAGTTTCTGGGTAGTCGCCCCCATCAAGGAATTTGAGAATGAGGTTAAATCCATCGAGGCAGGCGAACGGGAACTCATCGACAACCATTATCCTGAAGAACTACTGCCGATCAAAAACGCCCTGAATGGCTTATTGAGCTATGAAAAAGGCCAGAAACAACGTTACAAAGATACTCTGGACGATCTTGCCCACAGCATCAAAACGCCATTGACCGCGATGCAGCACCAGCTTGACCAGTTACACCAAACGAAACACCCCCCTCAAATTGAGGCTGTTGCTAAAGTATTCGAAACACAAATTGAGCGAATGCGTGAAATTGTAGGCCACCAATTACGCCGGGCGATGGTAACGAATCAGGGTGCTATGATCCTGTCGCAGCCAATACGCCCGGTACTGTTCCGTTTGCGAGAAACCTTACTCAAAGTCCACCGGGACAAGCCTTTTGAAATCCGCATCAATGCCGACGAATACGCCAAGTGCCGCATGGATGCTGAAGACATGATGGAGCTGTTCGGCAACCTGCTGAACAATGCCTGCCGGTTCTGCCAGAATATTGTGGAAGTTTCCGCCCATCAGGACAATAATATGCTGGTTATTGACATTGACGACGATGGCTTGGGCTTCCCGGTGGATAACCCCGCCAAACTCTTGCAACGCGGTGTACGCGAAGACAGCAAAAGTGATGGTCAAGGCATCGGCATGGCAGTCAGCACTGAAATCGTCTCTGCCATTGGCGGCAAAATCGAATTGCAAGTCTCACCGTATGTGGGTGCAAGGGTTCGCTTACACTTGCCAGTCTAA
- the pbpC gene encoding penicillin-binding protein 1C has translation MTRRYPLWLVGTVFLGLLLFLLADRIWALPDPGRVHSVLILAQDRTPLRAFADNEGVWRYPVTLDEVSPLYVQALLEYEDRWFYWHPGINPFALVRAGWQWLRGGRIISGGSTLTMQVARILDPHDRSISGKLRQMFRALQLEWHYSKAEILNFYLNLAPFGGPIEGVQTASFAWLHKPALGLSHAEAALLAVLPQAPSRLRPDRHPELAQRYRDKVLRRMATQGIWSQEVVDDAMNEPVMRSRFQQPMVAPLFAERMKSQAFAANVARLQTRLDTNTQWVVDNVLRTRVGGLPAKASIGVLVVENATGYVRAYAGSADFYNAERFGHVDMVQAVRSPGSTLKPFLYGMALEDGLVHSASLLSDVPVQLHDYAPQNFVRRFSGAVSVTQALQQSLNVPAVDMLQRLTPANFVARLRNGGVVISFPENAEPNLSVILGGAGTTLEDLVRGFTAFARQGISIKPRFLEDEPVVERRMLSAGAAWVIQDILRGIPAPEGSVNATGVAWKTGTSYGFRDAWAVGVNDAYTVGVWTGRPDGTPLPGSFGAAAAGPILFDVFRALPKRGGVNTRRRPPEVTQTDICWPLGESAARTAPEQCHVRQQAWILDERIPPTLPNLQQYSWSAGLQTYWVNPLTGLRVTAECNAPQRVSRQVAQWPLALRPWLSNTLLEKIRLPGFDASCPPGSQYQDGAQLAIRHLDDSTRLYLPKVAEVQKIKGVTVDLLAEGGVGQYFWLVNGEPAGVGASQQGLRYTFARAGDYDLTVFDTAGAVDKVAIRVISQP, from the coding sequence ATGACGCGCCGTTACCCGTTGTGGCTGGTTGGCACGGTTTTTCTGGGTCTATTGCTGTTTTTGTTGGCAGACCGTATCTGGGCTTTGCCTGACCCTGGGCGGGTACACAGTGTGTTGATTTTGGCGCAAGACCGTACTCCGTTGCGTGCCTTTGCCGATAACGAGGGGGTGTGGCGTTACCCGGTGACGCTGGATGAGGTGTCGCCGTTGTACGTACAAGCCCTGCTGGAATACGAAGACCGCTGGTTTTACTGGCATCCCGGCATTAATCCGTTTGCCTTGGTGCGGGCGGGGTGGCAATGGTTACGCGGTGGACGGATTATTTCGGGTGGGTCTACTCTGACTATGCAGGTGGCGCGTATTCTTGACCCGCACGACCGTAGCATCAGTGGGAAATTACGGCAAATGTTCCGCGCCTTGCAGCTTGAATGGCATTATAGCAAGGCTGAAATCCTTAACTTTTACCTTAATCTCGCCCCGTTTGGTGGGCCGATTGAAGGTGTGCAAACGGCGAGTTTTGCTTGGTTGCATAAACCGGCACTGGGCTTGAGTCATGCCGAAGCCGCATTATTGGCGGTGTTGCCGCAAGCACCTTCGCGGTTGCGCCCTGACCGTCACCCGGAGCTGGCGCAACGTTACCGTGACAAGGTATTACGCCGCATGGCAACGCAGGGTATCTGGTCGCAAGAGGTGGTGGATGATGCCATGAATGAGCCGGTGATGCGCTCGCGTTTCCAGCAACCGATGGTCGCGCCGCTGTTCGCTGAGCGGATGAAGTCGCAGGCATTTGCGGCTAACGTTGCCCGCTTGCAAACCAGGCTGGATACCAATACCCAATGGGTAGTGGATAATGTGTTGCGTACCCGTGTGGGTGGTTTGCCAGCAAAAGCTTCCATCGGTGTCTTGGTGGTGGAAAATGCTACGGGGTATGTGCGGGCGTATGCGGGTTCTGCCGATTTTTACAATGCCGAGCGCTTTGGGCATGTGGACATGGTGCAGGCGGTACGTTCCCCCGGTTCGACCTTGAAGCCTTTTTTGTACGGCATGGCGCTGGAAGATGGCTTGGTGCATTCGGCGAGTTTGTTGAGTGATGTGCCGGTGCAACTGCATGATTATGCCCCGCAGAATTTTGTGCGGCGTTTTTCCGGGGCTGTCAGCGTGACGCAAGCCTTGCAGCAATCGTTGAATGTTCCGGCGGTGGATATGTTGCAGCGCCTGACACCCGCTAACTTTGTGGCACGGCTGCGCAATGGGGGGGTTGTGATCAGTTTTCCCGAAAATGCTGAGCCGAATCTGAGTGTGATTCTGGGCGGGGCAGGGACGACATTGGAAGATCTGGTGCGTGGTTTTACCGCCTTTGCACGTCAAGGGATCAGCATTAAACCCCGTTTTCTTGAGGATGAGCCGGTGGTGGAGCGGCGGATGCTGTCGGCCGGGGCTGCGTGGGTGATTCAGGATATTTTGCGGGGTATTCCAGCACCAGAAGGCAGCGTCAATGCGACGGGTGTGGCTTGGAAAACCGGTACCAGCTATGGGTTTCGGGATGCTTGGGCGGTGGGGGTCAATGACGCTTATACCGTGGGGGTGTGGACAGGCCGCCCGGATGGGACGCCGTTACCGGGAAGTTTTGGGGCGGCGGCGGCGGGGCCTATTCTGTTTGATGTGTTTCGTGCTTTGCCTAAGCGTGGGGGTGTTAATACGCGGCGACGTCCGCCGGAGGTGACGCAGACGGATATTTGCTGGCCTTTGGGGGAAAGTGCTGCCCGCACTGCGCCGGAACAGTGTCATGTGCGCCAACAGGCGTGGATTCTGGATGAGCGTATTCCGCCTACCTTGCCGAATTTGCAACAGTATTCGTGGTCGGCTGGTTTGCAGACTTATTGGGTTAACCCGCTGACGGGCTTGCGGGTGACGGCTGAGTGTAACGCACCGCAGCGGGTTTCCCGGCAGGTGGCTCAGTGGCCGCTGGCGTTGCGCCCGTGGTTGTCGAATACCTTGCTGGAAAAAATACGTCTGCCCGGATTTGATGCCAGTTGCCCACCGGGTAGTCAGTATCAAGACGGGGCGCAACTGGCTATCCGTCATTTGGATGACAGTACCCGTTTGTATTTACCCAAGGTTGCTGAGGTGCAAAAAATCAAAGGTGTAACCGTGGATTTGTTGGCAGAAGGTGGGGTAGGGCAGTATTTCTGGTTGGTGAACGGTGAACCGGCAGGGGTAGGTGCTAGTCAGCAAGGTTTGCGCTATACCTTTGCGCGGGCGGGGGATTACGACTTGACGGTGTTTGACACGGCTGGTGCTGTCGACAAAGTTGCCATCCGGGTGATTAGCCAGCCGTAA